CCTCCGACCTCGGCGCCGCGCTCACCGGACTCATCGTCGGCGCGGTCGTCCTGTTCATCATCGTGTTCACCATCGTGAAGCTGACGAACTCGAGCTACGCCGCCGAGCACGCGGCCGCTCCCGCCGCGACCACGACGGGCACGCCCGCTCCCGCCCCGGCAGCGGGGCACTGAGAGCCGCGGCCCCGGACGCCGACCGCAGTTGTTAGCTGCTAGCTGCTAGCTGCTAGCTGCTAGCTGCTAGCTGTTCGCTGCCAGCTGTCCCCGATCTCAACGCCTGACCACTCCGGTGCGTACATCTGCTACCGAGCGCGAGCTTGTCGCCGCGGCCCAACGGGGCGATCAGAGTGCGTTCGCCGGACTGGTGGCGCTGCATCAGCGGAAGGCGTATGCGATCGCGCGAGCGATCGTGTACGTGCACGAGGACGCGGAGGACGCCGTGCAGGAGGCGTTTCTCAGGGCGTATCAGGCCCTGGGGAAGTTCAGGCCGGAGGAGCCGTTCGGAGCGTGGCTCAGCAGGATCGTCGCGAACGCCGCGCTGGACATAACGCGGCGGAAGAAGATCAGGAAGGCGGACGAGCTGTCGGAGTTCATGCCCGACCGGTTCAGTGATCCTGGCGAGAGCGAGGAGTTGCGGCGAAGATTGTCGAGCGCGTTGGGCGGGCTGGGAGACCGGCCGAGGGCCGTAATCGTCCTGCATGACGTGGAGGGCTTCACGCACGTGGAGATCGCGCGGATGCTGGGGATACCGGAAGGAACCGCGCGGTCGGATCTGCACCACGCGCGGCGGCAGCTGCGAAAGGTACTGGTCGACTTGAGGGAGGGGTGATGGCCGACAACGAGCTGGAATTCACCGCCGAAGCGGATCCGCGGGTGACGCGCGCGCTGCGCGCGCGCTACGCCGCACCCGGCGACGACGCGTATTGGGCCGGGCTCCAGATGCTGGTCATGGCGCGGATCGCGGCCGGCGCGCGCGGCAGCTGGCTGCAGGTCGCGGCGGGCTGGGCCCGTCCGGGATTGCTGGCGGCTGCCGCCGTGCTCATAGTGGCCGCGGCGCTGTTCCAGGCCAATCGCGGCGATACCGAGCCGGTGTCGTTCGCGTCGATGACCCAGATCGCGAGCGAGCCGGAGTTCATCTACATCGAGCACGACGCCGCCCGGCAACGGGACGAGACGCTGCGCTTCGTCGTGTCTCACTGAGGAAGGAGAAGTAAATGCAGCGATCGAAATCTCTGGCGATGGTCTTCCTGCTCGGCGTGTTCCTCGCGGGCGGGGCGGTCGGGTTCGCCGCCCATCAGGTCGCCGGCCCCGAGAAGCCGTGCAAGGGCGACCGGGGCAGCTACCGCGAGCGGTTCGCCGCGGAGCTGGGTCTGTCCGCCTCCCTGCGGCTGGGGGTGGACTCGCTGATGGAGGCGCAGCGCGCGCTGGGGCGCGCGCTGTACTCGCCGGTGCGGCCCCAGCTCGACTCAATCGGGCGCAGCCGCGATTCAATCTTCGAGGACACCCAGCGGCAGCTCAGGGTCCTGCTGACGCCCGAGCAGCAGGCCAGGTTCGAGCGAATGCACCGGGAGGGGCCCCGAAAAAAGTGACTAGTGACTTGTGACTAGTCACCAAAAAGGCCCCGCCGAAGCGGGGCCTTTTTGTAATGAGTGCGTCAGCGGTTATCCGGATCGAGCTTGCGCTCGGCCTTCCCGAACTTCTTCTGCACCTTCCCCTCGAGCTCCTCGGCGGAGCCCTTCAGCTGCTCGCTCTCGTTGTCGAACGCGTCGCCCACGTGCTTGCGTATGTTGCCCTTGATCTCCTTCGCCGTGCCTTCGGTCTGATTCTCGATGCCGCGCTGGTTGAGGTCCTTCATGATACACCTCTTCGAAATTGAGTCAGGCCCGTCGGCCGCCCATCCGGGCGACGCCTCTTACAAGAGCAAGCGACGTGCCCGATTGAGGGGTCCATTCCGCTTCCATTTCGCGGTCCCCGAGGCTATCGTCAGCCCGCATATCCGCTTACATGACTGAACCGCCGCAGGAGACGCCGCCGGGCGAACACCCGAAAGCCACGGAATCGGCGACGAATCTCGAAAGCCCGCCGGCGCACGTCGAGCCGCATCCCACCGGAAAGAGACTCGCCGTGCTGACGCTGCTCGCCATCGGCGTGGTGTACGGCGACATCGGCACGAGCCCGCTGTACGCCCTGCGCGAGTGCTTCAAGCCGGA
This Gemmatimonadaceae bacterium DNA region includes the following protein-coding sequences:
- a CDS encoding RNA polymerase sigma factor, with the protein product MRTSATERELVAAAQRGDQSAFAGLVALHQRKAYAIARAIVYVHEDAEDAVQEAFLRAYQALGKFRPEEPFGAWLSRIVANAALDITRRKKIRKADELSEFMPDRFSDPGESEELRRRLSSALGGLGDRPRAVIVLHDVEGFTHVEIARMLGIPEGTARSDLHHARRQLRKVLVDLREG
- a CDS encoding KUP/HAK/KT family potassium transporter, which produces MTEPPQETPPGEHPKATESATNLESPPAHVEPHPTGKRLAVLTLLAIGVVYGDIGTSPLYALRECFKP
- a CDS encoding CsbD family protein — translated: MKDLNQRGIENQTEGTAKEIKGNIRKHVGDAFDNESEQLKGSAEELEGKVQKKFGKAERKLDPDNR